DNA from Streptomyces sp. NBC_01476:
ATGACCGGTGAGGCCGAGGAGACATCGCGCGAAGGCCGGCGGCGCGGTGTGCGACTCACGCTGATTCCGCTGCTGCTCGCGATGCTGCCCTCCTCGCTGGGCACCACGATCGTCGCGACGTCGATGCCGACCATCGCCGGTGACCTGGGGGGAGTCGAGCACCTGTCCTGGGCAGTCACCTCCTACACACTCGCCGCCGCGGCTTCCACTCCCGTCTGGGGCCGGCTCGGCGACATGTACGGGCGCAAGCGGTGGCTCATCGTGGCCATGTCGGTCTTCCTGACCGGGTCGGCCCTGAGCGGACTGGCCGAGACGATGGGGCAGTTGATCGCCGCCCGCGCGGTCCAGGGGCTCGGCGGCGGCGGGGTCGCGGTCTGCGTGATGGCGGTGATCGGCGAGCTGATACCACCCCGGGAACGCGGCAAGTACCAGGGCATGATCAGCAGCGTCATGGTGTTCTCCATGATCGTCGGCCCGCTGGTCGGCGGCACCATCACCGATGGTCTCGGCTGGCGCTGGGCGTTCTGGATCAACCTGCCGCTCGGCGCACTCGCCCTGGCCCTGGTCGCCCGTCTGGTGCGGGTGCCGAGCCGGCGCAGAGAGGCCCACATCGACTACGTGGGCGCGCTCCTGCTGGTCGTCTGCATCACCTCCCTCGTCCTGGTGCTCACCTGGGGCGGAGTGCACTATGCCTGGCACTCCGGAGCGATCCTGGTGCTCGCGGCCGTCTCCGTCACGGCGCTGGCCGGTTTTGTCCTCGCCCAGTCCCGGGCCACTGAGCCGGTGCTGCCGCCGTGGCTCTTCCGCAGCCGCAACTTCACACTGATGTCCGTGCTGAGTTTCACCAACGGCTTCGTGATGTTCGGCGCGGTCTTCTATCTGCCGCTGTACCAGCAGGCGGTGAACGGCGCCTCGGCGGCCGGCTCCGGCCTGTTGCTGCTGCCGATGCTCGGCTCGCTTGTCGTTGTCTCCCAGTTCTCCGGGCGGTTCCTCGCGAACACCGGCAACTACCGGGTCCTCCAGATCGGCGGCGCCGCCGCCATGCTGCTGGGCGCCCTGATGCTCGCACGGGTGGACACGGCGACCTCGCGGCTCACCGTCGAGCTGTCCATGGCGCTGCTCGGCGCCGGCATGGGTTCGCTGGGGCAGAACGTGGTGACCGTCGCGCAGAACAGCGTCGACCTCCAGGAGGTGGGGGTCGCCGCGGCGGCGATCACCCTCTTCCGCACACTGGGCAACTCGGTCGGTGTCGCCCTCATGGGCACCCGGTTCAACGACCGGGTGCGTGAGGTGATGGCCGAGCGGACCGGCGGCGCCGTGAGCCTGCGCCAGACCAGGCTGGACGCGAGGGGCCTGGACCGGCTGGCTCCGGGGGTGCGTGCGGTGTACGAGGCGGCGGTCACCGAGGGCATTCGGGACGCTTTCCTGCTGGGTTCGGTGGCCGCGGGGCTCGCCTTCGTGACGTCGCTCCTCGTCCGGCAGGTGGCCCTGCGGGCCACACGAGGGCGGCAATCCTGACAACGGCAAGGGGCCACGCGGACAGTCCGCGTGGCACGCACCGCGCGGCCGGCGGGTACGGCACCCGCGGCGCGGACGCGCACCGGCCCCGCGGCCTTCAGGCTGCTGGGCCGGTGCGCGTCCGGTGCGGTCAGCGCCGGACCGCCTCGACGACAGAGATCGCCGCCGGCGTCTGCACGACGCGCTCCAGCTCGAACCCGGCCTGGGCCAGCAGCCCGGCGTACTGGGCGCGCGTCCGCTCCTTGCCGCCGACCAGCAGCATCAGCCACAGGTCGGTCAGCTTGCCCGCGTGCGGGCTGTTGAGCTTGTCGGGGACGACCATCTCCATCAGGAGCAGCCGGCCGCCCGGATTCATCGCCTCCCGCACGTTCCCGAGGATCTCCAGGACCTGCGGCTCGGGCCAGTCGTGCACGATGTGCTTCAGGATGTACGCGTCCCCGCCGGGCGGCACCGGGTCGAACAGGCCGCCGTCAGCGATCGAGCAGCGCTCGGAGACACCCTGCTCCTGGAGGTAGGCGGCCGCGCCGTTGATCCCCACGCGCGGATCGGAGAGGACGCCGCGCGCCGAGGGAACTTTCCTCAGCACGCCGGCCAGCAGATCCCCCCGGCCGCCGCAGAAGTCGACCACGGTGCCGAACCGCCCGAAGTCATAGGCGGCGAGCAGCGGTTCGGTCTCGGTGGCCGACATCGCGCCCATGCCGCCCATGAAGACGGCACCGTACTCGGGGTTGGCCTCAAGGAACTCGAACGCGCTCATCCCGCGCAGCTTGGGCAGACTCGGCTCCCCGGTGCGCACCGCGTCGGCCAGGCGGCCCCAGTCCTCCCAGTGGATGGGGTGGCCCATCAGCAGCGCGATCCCGTGCATGGACATCGGCGCGCCCTCGATCAGCGCCCGTGCCATCGGGGTCAGCTTGAACCGGCCGTCCTTCAGCTCGGTGAAGACGTCGTAGGACGCCAGCAGCCGCAGCAGCCGGTGGAGCGTGTCGGGGTCGGATCCGGTCCGCCGCGCGATCTGTTCCGGCCGCAGCGGGCCGTCGGTGAGGGTTTCCGCGACCCGCAGCTCGGCGGCCACGTAGAGGGCCTGGCTGACCATGGCTCCCTGGACCAGTTCGAGGAGCGCGAACGGCGGGGGTGCGAGTTTGCGCGTCAGGCCCTGCAGAGCCGAACGCACCCCTTCTATGGCGCGGACGACACGGGCGGGCGGCAGTGGCGGCATGGAATCCTCCGGTTGGGGAGCGATGGAATGCGGGAACGTGCACAGTCCGGCGGAGCGGCGCCGGACCGGGTCCTGACAGAGCGCGGAACTCCGGAACTCGCGGGGCGACCGAGGCCGGTGAGGTCTTCGTGGACCCCGGCCGGCGACACCTCACTCCCGCAGAGCCCGGTCGACCAAGGGCCCGGCGACACCGGTGTACCGCTCCGGATCGAGCAGTTCCGCCAGTTCCTCCCGGCCCAGAACTCCGACCAGTTCGGGCAGACCGGCCAGGACCGCACCGAGAGGACGGCCGGTCAGCCGTGCCTGTTGTGCGGCAGCGGTGAGCAGTTCCTTTGCCGGGACCTTGCCGAGCCGGGGCGCCAGATACGCCGAGACGCGCTCGGAGACGATCTGTCCCGCGGTCGCATCGAGGTTGTCGCGCATCCGCCCCGGGTGCACGGTCAGTCCCGCGGCCAGCTCGGCGGCCGCATGCGCGGCCCCGCCGGTGATCCGGAGGCACTCGCGCAGCGGCTGCCACTCGGCGTGCCACTGCCCGGCGGAGCGCTCGTCCTCAGCTGCCATGCAGTGCGTCAGGACGGAGCTGAGGGCCGGAACCTGCACCGCGGCCGAGCGGATGAGCGTCGCCAGAACCGGGTTGCGCTTGTGCGGCATCGCCGATGACGCGCCCCGCCCGGTCCCGCCGGGCTCGGCGACCTCGCCGATCTCGGTACGCGACATGACCTGGACATCCGCCGCCATCTTGCCCAGGGCCCCCGCGGTGTGGGCGAGGGCTGCGCCGAGGTCGGTGATCGGCGTGCGCAGCGCGTGCCAGGGCAGTACCGGCCGCGCCAGGCCCGTCTCCGCGGCGAAGGCGTCGACCAGGGTGTCGAGCGCGTCGTCGGGGGCGTCGTCCCCGGTGCCCGAGGGCGCGCCGGCGGCGTACTGGAGATAGCCGGCCAGCGTGCCGGCCGCACCGCCCAGGGACACCGGGAGCCCGTGCTCGGCCACCCGCTCCAGGCGGGCGATCGCGTCCAGTACGAGCTGCCGCCAGCCGGCCGCCTTCAGCCCGAAGGTGGTGGGCACGGCGTGAAGGGTGAGCGTCCGGCCGGCCATGGCCGTGTCCCGGTGCGTGGCCGCAAGCCGTGCCAGGGAACCGGCTGTGGCACGCAGGTCGGCCAGCACCGGGCGCAGTGCCCGCGACGCCACCAGCATGGCGCCGGTGTCGAAGATGTCCTGGCTGGTGGACCCGCGGTGCACGTACTCGGCAGCCTCGGGCGCCTCCTTGGCGACTGCCCGGGTCAGCGCGGCCACCAGACCGACCACGGGATTGGCCGTACTGCGGGCAGCCAGGGCCAGTTCACGCACGTCGAAGAGCTCGGCCCGGGCGGCGGCGGTGATCGCCTCGGCCGCCGCGGCCGGCACAGTGCCGCACCGGACCTGCGCCCTGACCAGCGCGGCCTCCGCGTCCAGCAGCGCCTGCAGCCAGGCGGTGTCACCGACCGCGGCCTCCACGGCGGTGCCCACGCGCACCGGGGACAGCAGCCCGGAGTCCGGCTGCGCCGCGGGCACCTCCTCCGCTACCTCTTCCGGCCCCTCTTCCGGCCCCGCGGAGGCGTCCCTGGGGGCATCTGCGAACTCGCTGCGTGGTGTCCTCACTGGTGCACCTCTCTCATGCGGGTGGCGATCGGAGTCCCGGGAGTCCCGGGAGTCCCGGGAGCAGCCGGAGCGATCGGGGCGGCGGGAGCGGTCGGAGGAGCCGGAGCGGCCGCGCTGCCAGAAGCGCCGCCCGGAGTGCCTTTCACGGTGTCCGCCGCCGCAGGACCGTCTGCCGGGCGCACCCGATCCGGCGCGGGCCCCGGCGGGGCGGGCAGCGCCAGCACCGTGCCCGCGATGGCGTCGGAGTCCTCCAGCGTGACGGACCCGACCCCGGGCCGTATCCCGGCGGCCGTGACCCAGTGCACCGACTCGGTCGGCACCCCGTAGGCGAAGCGCCGCGGGTGCGCCGTGCCGTCGGCGCGCAGCAGGTGGTACGGCCGGGCCGACACGGCGAGCCCCCCGGTCTCGTAGTCGCCGTCCGCCCCGGGGATGCGGTACGGGCGGCACAGCCCGGTGTCCAGCAGCCGCCGCAGCAGCGGGTCGGCGGTGCGGCGGAGATCGGTTTCGCACAGCCGGGCCTCGATCAGGGCGGTGGCCCGGATCCGGACGCCGGGGATCTCGGTCGACGTGGCGACGAAGCCGGCGCCCCGCACACCGTCCCCGGGGTCGGGGGTGACACGCATGCCGGGGCCGGTCAGGTCGAGCACCCCGGCGTCCAGCAGCGCGATCATCTCCTCCACCCGGCGGGCGGGCGGGCCGATGGACAGATAGGCGTTGAGAGGCGTGTACCACTGGTCCAGTTCGTCGCGGTGCGAGGCTCCGTCGAGCCCGCCGTGGTCAACGGCGAGCCGGATCTCGTTGCGCAGGTCCCGCAGCACGTCCAGAGCGGCCTTGAGCGGCCCGTGCACGTTGCCCCGGTGCGCCTCCCGAACATCCCGGATCAGGTGCTCGCGCAGCCAGCCGCGGAACTCCGCCAGGTCGCGGAAGACCCGGGAGCCGTACGGGCGGGTGATCACGCCCCAGTCCCAGCGCTCCTCCGGCCCGATCCCCGCGGCGTCGAGCGCGGCGTCCTCCGCCTGCCCCGCGGCGGCACGCAGGAAGCACGACGAGAACCGTGCCACGCCGGCCGGGTCGTCACCGCGCGCGGTCAGCAGGGCCTCGTAGTAGACGCTCCGCACCTCCTTGGAGATCAGCGGCCACAGATCGGTGCCGAAGCGCAACGGCTCCGCGCCTGGCGCGCGCAGCGCTGCGACGTGTTCGGCGGTCAGCAGCCGCGGGGTGTGGCGGCCGTGGGCGCCCTTCTCGTTCTCACCGCGGGAGTGGTACGGGACACCGCGCCGGGAACCGGCGTACATCTTCGGCTCCCGGCCCGACGGCCGGTAGACGAGCCGGCCGTCCACGGGCTCGAACCTGCCGCCCCTGGCATGGGTGAACAGCGACATGTAGTCGAAGAAGTTGAGACCCAGCCCGCGCAGGAGTACGGGCTCACCCGGCGGCACACACGACAGGTCCACGTCCGCGGGGTTGGCCGGGGCGATGTGGATGAGACCGTGGCGGGCGGCGAAGGCCGCGAGCGTCCGCTCGTGTTCGTCCGGGCGGGTCGGCAGGTGCCCCTGCGCGAGCACCACCGCGGACAGCCCCGTCAGCCGGGTTCCGTCCTCCAGCAGCACGCTCTGTGGCCCGTGCCCGGCCGGCACATTCGGCACCGGCGGCAGGTCCGGCGCGGGCACCACGTCCGGCACAGGCGTCACGTCCGGCCCGGGCGGCTCCTCCTCCAGGGCCATCGCACGCACCGGGTGCGGGCGGATCACCACGTGTGCCGGGGCGTTTGCCACGATCTGGTGAAAGGCCCAGGTCAGATAGTGGCCGTACAGCGAGCGGGTGGGATAGGTGTCCGGGTCCAGCGCACGGGCCTCGGCCAGTACCCGCGCCCCGGTCGGCGTAGCCGGCCCCGGCGGAAGGGCGCCCCGGCCGAGCGATCTGGCCCACTCGTAAAGGCTCGGCCCCTCCTCCAGCGGGCCGCGGATCCCCACGCTCTCGTCGGTGTACACCGTGACCTGCGAGGCCACGGTGTTCATCAGCAGGTGCGGCGACTGTGACGGCCGCCACACGCGGCCCGCGCCGGGCGGCTCCGGGTCGACGACGTGCACCGTCACGTGGTCCCACAGCGGGGACTTCCGCTCCTGCGCGCACAGTCGCTCAAGCACGGAGAGCCCGCGTGGTCCGGCCCCGACGAGGCACACCTCGGTGCGCCGGCCGCTCACCAAGACGCTCCGCCCGGCAGTGGGTCACGCCTCAAAAGGCCCGTTGGCATGGTCGCGTTCTCCTTGTCGCGGAGGGGGCACACCGGCCTGCAAGCAATGGCCGTGCGGCGCGCTCCACACTCCTCACCCGCTCGGGAGAAACGCTCGACCTGCGCTCGCGTCCCGTTGGAGGCCCACGGCGGCCCGCCGCGGACGAAGGACGGCACTGCCCGATGTCGAGCGGGACACCAACCGCCCTGCAGGGGCGGCCCGCATGGTGGCGGGAAAGCCGGGAGGTGTCCTATGGAGCAGTCGGCGGGCGAGGCCGTGAGGGTGGAGCGCGGATCGGCGGACGAAGTGGAACTGGCCGTGCTGACGGTGGTGTTGATGTCGGTGCTCGGCCGGCCGCGGGTGCCGGGGGACGAGGACGTGGCGGTGCCGGTCGCCGCGCCGTGGCACCGGTGGGACCGCGTGGCGGCGTACCGGTCGCCGCGCAGCTGGCAGTAGTGGCCGCACCGAGAAGGGACGGGCCATGACCCTGACCGATGATGTCTCCCCCTCGCACGCCGGCGGAGACGGACCCTCGCCGACGCCGGCCCCGGACGAAAGCGCGCGCCCCGATGCGCGGGACCGCCCGCGTCCGGACCCGGACGGATCCGGCGGGCCCGTGGCCGCCTTGCGCGAGGTACGGCAGCGGGCCGTGGACGGACCCGGCGCCCGGGCGACCGAGGCGCAGCACGCGAAGGGGAAACTCACCGCGCGCGAGCGGATAGCGCTGCTGCTGGACGAGGATTCCTTCCACGAGATGGAGCAGCTCCGCCGGCACCGGGCGAGCGGCTTCGGCCTGGAGGACCGCAGGCCCTACACCGACGGTGTCGTCACCGGCTGGGGCACGGTGGAGGACCGCACCGTCTTCGTCTACGCACATGACTTCCGGATCTTCGGCGGGGCGCTGGGGGAGGCGCACGCGGCCAAGATCCACAAGGTGATGGACAAGGCGATCGCCGTCGGTGCCCCGCTGGTCTCGCTCAACGACGGCGCGGGCGCGCGCATCCAGGAGGGGGTCTCGGCACTGGCGGGTTACGGCGGGATCTTCCAGCGGAACAGCCGGGCGTCCGGCGTCATCCCGCAGATCTCCGTCATGCTGGGCCCGTGCGCGGGAGGCGCCGCGTACAGCCCGTCGCTGACCGACTTCGTTTTCATGGTCCGCGACGTCTCACAGATGTTCATCACCGGCCCCGACGTGGTAAAGGCAGTGACCGGCGAGGAGATCACGCACGACGGGCTCGGCGGCGCCGATGTGCACGCCCGGGTCAGCGGGGTGGCGCACTTCGTCCACGACGACGAGGAGAGCTGTCTCGCCGACGTCCGCCATCTGCTGTCACTGCTGCCGCGCAACAACCGGGAGATGCCGCCGGCGGTGACCGCTCGGGACCCGGCCGACCGGCGCTGCGAAGCCCTGCTCGACCTGGTGCCCGTGAACGGCAACCAGCCCTACGACGTGTGCCGGGTGATCGAGGAGATCGTCGACGACGGGGAGTACGTCGAGGTCCACGAGCACTGGGCGCGCAACGTGGTCTGCGCCCTGGCCCGGCTGGACGGCGCGGTGGTAGGCATCGTGGCCAGCCAGCCGCAGACGCTCGCCGGGGTGCTGGACATCAGCGCCAGCCAGAAGGCCGCCCGCTTCGTGCAGACCTGCGACGCGTTCAACGTCCCCATCGTCACCCTGCTGGACGTGCCCGGGTTCCTGCCCGGCACCGACCAGGAGCACGGAGGCGTGATACGCCACGGCGCCAAGCTCCTCTACGCCTACTGCAACGCGACCGTCCCGCGTGTCTCGCTGGTCATGAGGAAGGCATACGGTGGCGCCTACATCGTGATGGACAGCCAGTCGATCGGGGCCGACCTCACCTTCGCCTGGCCGTCCAACGAGATCGCGGTGATGGGCGCGGAAGGCGCCGCGAACGTGATCTTCAGGCGCCGGCTCGCGGAGGCGGCGGACCCCGAGGCAGAGCGCGAGCATCTGGTGAAGGAGTACCGCGCCCGGCTGATGCATCCGTACCATGCCGCCGAACTCGGCCTGGTGGACGACGTGATCGACCCGGCCGACACCCGGCGGGTGCTCATCGCCTCGCTGAGGATGCTGGTTTCCAAGCACGCGGATCTGCCACTGCGCAAACACGGCAACCCTCCCCAGTGACGGGGGCCGGAACTGAGTCACCGCCCGCGTCCGGGCCGGTGACCACGGGGCCGGCCGGTGAGGTTCTGCGGCGCCTCGGTGCCTCGCGGACGGCCGTCCGTCAGGCGTCAGGCGCCGAGGTGGTCGGCGAGGGCGGTGAGAGTGGGTCCGAGCGGCAGGTCGAGCCGTAGTGCGGCGAGGGCGTCCCCTCGGGTGTTGCCCTGGTTGACGATCGCCACCGAAGTGCCCTGGCGGGCGGCGCGCCGGACGAAGCGGAGCCCGGACATCACGGTGAGGGAGGAGCCCAGGACCAGCAGGGCGGAGGACGCGTCCACCAGGCCGTAGCACCGCTGAACGCGCTCTGCGGGCACGTTCTCCCCGAAGAAGACCACGTCCGGCTTGAGCGTTCCGACGCGGCAGACCTCGCAGGCGACGATGCGGAACTCCGCGGTGCGGGCGGCGGGGAGTTCGGCGTCACCGTCCGCCTTGGTGTCGGCTTCGATGTCGCGGAAGCCGGGGTTGGCGCGGGCCAGGCGTTCGTCCAGGCGCGTACGGGGGCTGCGGTCGCCGCAGTCGAGGCACACGACGCGGTCGAGCCTGCCGTGCAGGTCGATCGTCTCGGAGGTGCCGGCGGCGGTGTGCAGGCCGTCGACGTTCTGGGTGATCACCCCTGAGACGAGGCCCGAGCGCACCAGACGGGTCACGGCCAGGTGGCCGGCGTTGGGGCGGGCCTGGGCGATGGCCTGCCAGCCCAGATGGCTGCGAGCCCAGTACCGGCGGCGGCTCGCCTCGTCCGCGGTGAACTCCTGGAAGGTCATCGGTACGGAGGGCCGCCGGCGGCCGGTGACGCCGCGGTAGTCCGGAATGCCCGATTCTGTGGAGAGGCCCGCGCCGCTGAGGACGACCACGGAGCGCCGCCCGGCGAGGAACCGGACCAGCGCCTCGGCGCCCTCTCCCAGCCCGTCCGCGGCGCTGCCCGCCGCCCCGCCGATCGGGGGCGCATTCCGTCCGCCGAGCCTGTTCACCCCGGACTCCCCGGCCCCCTCACCGGGAGCAACGGGAGTGTGCGGGGCTTGGCCGGCCGGACCGGTCACGGTACCGATGTCCACCCCAGCAGCGTACGCCCCCCGCCCCTTTCCCCACCTCCACCACCCACGCCGCCCACCCTGGCCTATGGACTCCTGCCCGAGGGTCCGGGCCTGGCCTCTCCGGCAGTGAGGGGTTCGATGCGGCGGGGTCGGGGGCGCCTCCGGCGGGTGACGTCTGTACGCGGCTTTCGCGTTGTAGTCAGCTTTCAACCCCACTACCACCGTCGTGCCCGTCCCCGCGGCTACTGCGGGGGAGCCGTCCGGAGTACGCCATCGCCCCCACCAGCGCGGTGGCGGCGTCGGCCTGCCAGACCAGCCCGTCCACCAAGGGCCGCCGGGTCCTGGAATACGTCTACGCCACCGCCACCACCGCAACAGCCACGTCGTTCGGCAACATCGCCGGGCAGGTACAGCAGATCCGCGAGTGGTCCACCGCCCCCGGCGCGTCCGCGGCTGGTTTTGCCGGGGGTCTGGGTCCGGGTACCGGGGAGTTGTTGGTTTCGGTGGTCCAGGAGGCCAGGCGCTGGGCCGGGCCCAGGGGCCAGGTCTGCCGGCCGAACGCTTCCTCAGCCTCGACCCGTCCCTGGCGGCAGCGCCAACGCCTACGACTACGCAGGCGCAGACCCCACCAACCAGTTCGACCTCGATGGCAATTGCTGGGGCAGTGAAGTTTTCTCAGCGAAGATCATTTCCAGATTCCGTTGAGGACGAGTGCGGCGCGGGCGATATCGCCGATCCGGCTGGGGCTGAGGGAGACGTGCTTGAGCGTGCGCCAGCGTTCCTTGAGTTCGGCGGCAGCGCGTTCGCCGAGAGCGCGCAGGTCTCTGATCAGGGTGTTCGTGGTGCGGGTGTCGGCGTGGAGGCCTTTTTCGGACTTGCCCTCGGGGCGGCGGACCGGGACGTGGATGCCGATGCCGGCGCCGATGTAGCCCTTGTCCGCGAGTGTCGGTAGGCCGTTGGCGGCGGCCTTGTAGAGGGCAGGCAGGGCGTGGATGCGGGCGGCGGTGATGTCCGGGGTGGAGCCGGGCTCGACGTCGGAGACCCACAGCGGGGTGCCGTCCGGGGAGGACAGGAACTGCACGTTGCTTCTGGCTGAACCAGAGGTCGTTGCCGTTCTCGCGGACGCCGGCCAGGCGGTCGGATCCGATGAGGGTGCCGTCGAGGATGACGTGTGTCATTCCTTCCCGTCGGCAGCGGTTGAGGACGTCGTGCAACTCGGGGGCCCGGTCGGCGAGGACGTCGATGCCTTCGTGGAGGTAGCGGTAGCCGGTGGCCTGGAAGATGCCGGCGTCGCGGGACAGGCAGTGCACGCACGCCTGCTCGCGGAACCAGCGCAGGACCAGCGCGGCCTGGCGGAACGGGCCCAGGACCCGTGAGCCCCGCGGAGTGTGCCATCGTCGGCGGTGGGCGGCCAGCGGTCGTGAAAGGTGGTCCACGACGTGGCGTGGGACATCGAGCGTGGCAACATGGGTGACCAACGTGAAGCCTCTGGTAGTTCGGACGAGATCTTGTGGTGAGACCTGTCCTACCAGGGGCTTTACGTCTGCCTACAACCAGGATGGGTCCGCCCGATCCGTCCAGGGGCGAGCGGTTCACAACGCTTCGCGAAGATCATTTCGCTGAGAAAACCTCAGTCGCCGGCGCAAGACGGTGCACGCTGGCTGGAAACGACCTATCGATATTCTATACGGGTTGGGGGAGAATTATTCGCTGGTAGCAGCGTGTAGTGGCTCCGATAATGCAGGAGTGCGCCGCCGATGCGAAGGAAATGAAGCCGGATCCTTCGGCGGCGCAAGTATCACACAGGACTGGAAATGGGAAAAGTCAGCATATACTTCCTCGGGGTTTCCTCAGGAGTATTCATTGCCGATTTGATCGCAGAACGCGCTCAAAAGATCGGAATCCCCGTCGCTCCCAAGTTGATCCGAATATCAGCTCTCGCGGCCTTTGTCGCTTTTATCGCATTGCTTGTATTTGGTTGATCCGACTATGCCGACCCCGGCTGTTCAACGGGGTATGGCGCCCGTTGAGAAAGGCTGCCGAGTCCGCTTCTGCTGGTGGTCCTGCTCCGTGAGCCTCTGGAGGAGTTCGGTATCGCCGATGACGGACGGTTGTTCAAGAGCGGTGGCCGCTTCCAGGAGCCCGCGAGTTGCTGCCAGCGAGCGGGCGGCCCCTACCTGGACGTTGCCCTTGCCGAAAACCTCGTCCGTGCAGGTCATGCGGCATGTTGGTACTCGTGGAGGACGCCGCCGAGTCGGTTGCGTTTTCGTATGTCGAGGCGGGCGATCTGCCCTGAATCGGTGATCGGCGCGGGCAGCGGGTGCATTGGGCGGGCGTTGGCGATGCCCTGGTGCGGGCGGTGCTCGTTGTAGAACTGCTCGAACTCCCGCAGTGCGTGGAGAGGTGCCGTTGGTTCCAGATCAAGCTCCGGTCCAGCAGCTCGCGGCGGCAGGTCTGGACCCACCTTTCCATGATCGAGTTCATCCGTGGCATCCGTGCGCCGCTGAGCACCACCTCGATCCCCGCGTGGTCGAGAATGGTGTCGAACAGTGCGGGGAACTTCCCGTCGGGGTCGCGGATGATGAACCGCGCGCGGCAGCCGGCGTCTTCGAGGTCCATGACGAGGTTCTTCGCCGCCTGGGTCACCCAGGTTGCGGTGGGGTGCGCGGTGGCGCCCAGGATCCGGATCCGCCGGTTGGCGTACTCGATCACCGCGAACACGTACAACCGGGCCCCGGACAGGGTGACGGTCTCGAAGAAGTCACACGCCGGCAGTGCATCCGCTTGGGAGCGCAGGAAGTCCGCCCACGTGCTCGACCCCCGTTCAGGGGCCGGCGGGATGCCGGCGTCCTGGAGAATCTCCCAGACCGTGGACGCTGCCACCTTCACTTCGAGCACCAGCAGTTCGCCGTGCACGCGCCGGTATCCCCAACTGGGATTTTCCCCGACCAGGCGTAGTACCAGGGCCCGGAAGCGGACGGTGCGGGGCCGGCATCCGCGGTTGGGCCGGGATCGGGCGGCGTGCCGGCCGGCGACCAGGTCACGGTGCCAGCGCAGGATCGTGTCCGGCCGCACCAGCAACCGGACACGGCGCAGCGTGTCCTTCGGGAGAAGGTGCAGCAGTGCTGCCAGGAACGCCCGATCGCCGCCGTGAAGCCGACTCGCCGGCCGTTCAGCTGCCGTTCCGGTACTGCGATCTGATGGCGTAGCGCCAGGATCTCCACGTCCTTGTCCGGTCGCCCATCGGCAACAGGCGCAACATGGCGAACGCGTTCGTCACGCTCAGGTAGTCGCGTTTCAACAACACGAGTGATCATCATGCCGAGGTGATCGTCAGCCGCGCCAGAGCACTGCGCCAGCCTCGACATCCGACAGCACGGAGATCACGGCATACCGGACCTGACCAGGGTGGATGAGGTTATCGGCAGGGACAACCCAGATCATCCGCGACCAGGCAGGCAACCTCTCCTACCAGCTCGCCACGACCCAGACCACCGGCACCCTCCTGATCAATGCCGCCAACGACGCCGTCACCCGCCGCTCCTACGACCCGTACGGCAACCCCCGCGGCACCACCCCCACCAACTGGATCTCCCCGACCGACACCCGAGGCTTCCTCAACCAGCCCGCTGACACCACCAGCGGCCTCGACCTCCTCGGCGCTCGCCAGTACAACCCCACTCAAGGCCGC
Protein-coding regions in this window:
- a CDS encoding acyl-CoA carboxylase subunit beta yields the protein MTLTDDVSPSHAGGDGPSPTPAPDESARPDARDRPRPDPDGSGGPVAALREVRQRAVDGPGARATEAQHAKGKLTARERIALLLDEDSFHEMEQLRRHRASGFGLEDRRPYTDGVVTGWGTVEDRTVFVYAHDFRIFGGALGEAHAAKIHKVMDKAIAVGAPLVSLNDGAGARIQEGVSALAGYGGIFQRNSRASGVIPQISVMLGPCAGGAAYSPSLTDFVFMVRDVSQMFITGPDVVKAVTGEEITHDGLGGADVHARVSGVAHFVHDDEESCLADVRHLLSLLPRNNREMPPAVTARDPADRRCEALLDLVPVNGNQPYDVCRVIEEIVDDGEYVEVHEHWARNVVCALARLDGAVVGIVASQPQTLAGVLDISASQKAARFVQTCDAFNVPIVTLLDVPGFLPGTDQEHGGVIRHGAKLLYAYCNATVPRVSLVMRKAYGGAYIVMDSQSIGADLTFAWPSNEIAVMGAEGAANVIFRRRLAEAADPEAEREHLVKEYRARLMHPYHAAELGLVDDVIDPADTRRVLIASLRMLVSKHADLPLRKHGNPPQ
- a CDS encoding NAD-dependent protein deacetylase, whose amino-acid sequence is MGGAAGSAADGLGEGAEALVRFLAGRRSVVVLSGAGLSTESGIPDYRGVTGRRRPSVPMTFQEFTADEASRRRYWARSHLGWQAIAQARPNAGHLAVTRLVRSGLVSGVITQNVDGLHTAAGTSETIDLHGRLDRVVCLDCGDRSPRTRLDERLARANPGFRDIEADTKADGDAELPAARTAEFRIVACEVCRVGTLKPDVVFFGENVPAERVQRCYGLVDASSALLVLGSSLTVMSGLRFVRRAARQGTSVAIVNQGNTRGDALAALRLDLPLGPTLTALADHLGA